One genomic window of Cetobacterium somerae ATCC BAA-474 includes the following:
- a CDS encoding rubredoxin yields MGKHMRCVICDYVYDESIGDQENGVAPGTKWEDVPEDWVCPLCYVGKDHFEEI; encoded by the coding sequence ATGGGAAAGCATATGAGATGTGTAATTTGCGATTATGTTTACGATGAATCAATAGGTGATCAAGAAAATGGAGTAGCTCCAGGAACAAAGTGGGAAGATGTACCAGAAGATTGGGTTTGTCCATTATGTTATGTTGGAAAAGACCATTTTGAAGAAATTTAG